The Montipora foliosa isolate CH-2021 chromosome 1, ASM3666993v2, whole genome shotgun sequence DNA segment AGTAAAGTCGGTGTCCGCACAGAACCAGAAAAAGGCGGCAAAAGTTCGGGAAGAGTCCTCCATCAAAGCTATGCAGCAAATGCACACATCCATGGCCGTTAGCAAGAACTTTCTGAGTTCTTTTCCGTCCACTACGCAGAGTTCGGCTCATATGCAGGTCAGAAAGTTGAGTTCTGAAATCACAGCCCCTCTTGTTGTCACTGGCTTGAAAACACCAACGGCGCGACCCGACAACATTCAGCAAGGAAACGCCATTACACAACGCCCAGGTCAATACCAGGCCAGAGAAAGGACTGAAGTCACAAACCCTCTAATTGTCACAGGTTTGCAGGCACCAACGGCGCGACCCAGCAGCTTCCCGCAAGGAAAAACCATTGCTCAACGCCCAAGCCAATACCAGCCCGGCGAGAGGTCTGAGGTCGGCACATCTATCACCGAGCTTCTAACACCAACAGCGCCACTCAACAACAAGCAGCAAGAAAACGCCATTTGTCAACGCCCACGTCAATACCAGGCCAGAGGGAGGTCTCCAGAAAGAGTGCAACTCAATGTTGCGGAAAGAGAGGACTCCTCTCCTCTATCTTCCTTTGAAGCCATTGCTGAAGCCACTTCCATGCCAGAGTCTGATGTGGTAGCACCACCTTCAACAAAAGTATTGCCAACGACACCGCAGGGAATGCCTTACTCCGACTCAGTCAACAATGGGAGTGCAAGCTATGATATGTGGAGGTCCTCTATGACAGCTCTTTTGGACATGGAAGCAGAAGAATTTGAGCAGATGTCGAATCTCGCATCCGACCAGAAAAATGCTCACCATGATCTTTACGAAGAAAACCAAGCACTTCGGAAAGAAAACCAACAGCTCAAAGAACAGCTGA contains these protein-coding regions:
- the LOC137977760 gene encoding uncharacterized protein, translated to MQQMHTSMAVSKNFLSSFPSTTQSSAHMQVRKLSSEITAPLVVTGLKTPTARPDNIQQGNAITQRPGQYQARERTEVTNPLIVTGLQAPTARPSSFPQGKTIAQRPSQYQPGERSEVGTSITELLTPTAPLNNKQQENAICQRPRQYQARGRSPERVQLNVAEREDSSPLSSFEAIAEATSMPESDVVAPPSTKVLPTTPQGMPYSDSVNNGSASYDMWRSSMTALLDMEAEEFEQMSNLASDQKNAHHDLYEENQALRKENQQLKEQLMNIRQQNDFSHPAPTEEVITFLECFTRHYRSSIPSQSSPSSLDLQPCQQYVIKANLSPPTNNSNSTTVKLLDNYDVSVDRTKLRVALQGARQKSPIFLLNKLIPLVFSEEELANSCGLGIHTTSAKSATSKQSIPKLPLDSYKVAACKEYLTAFCIQNDKAYPNSKEVNSAFTQQITYARVKAGRKAKIVDMTGL